A portion of the Schistocerca americana isolate TAMUIC-IGC-003095 unplaced genomic scaffold, iqSchAmer2.1 HiC_scaffold_119, whole genome shotgun sequence genome contains these proteins:
- the LOC124562831 gene encoding calphotin-like has translation MGHDPSGSERQSSKVGTSRDGDRDRNGANALQITQTPRLRRGEARRGSSHRQQWRPPTRHCHTPHRPYAGRPRASPPALDTRNKMRLPRVSKAARAKRMTGGATRSCASHTHGGAPANSAVALLDCPKRKRPVQLPLEANLQGASFASVAATVLGSAPPAPARRAADVNLAAAAEAMDVSADATVSDLATTGQESLSAASENVPAALQPVVGAVVSEAVSDSVPQSVTDVVPCPISDPVAPIVSQLAPSPSVPAPVVVPSDVSGPNPVAESRHVFVEPKPQRDEARSRSSSRQRFRSVSSSPSYDGGYTRRDRSPSPVGRSPASSWASQRRAARRDLDVELRPPQASGSGRQPPRKQQQQQSPRASSRHAQSADLSDAAQQRDVAVRHLRTVLSQPASADVPVLAPDTVSAVTAAPMSTKRKAEDVHRRRAGPSIHDRVSVPPSDVQMPVRDPVSVASAVPATATLPPLSPFEPSEWAEDVVEGAET, from the exons atgggccacgacccgagcggcagcgagcggcagtcgagcaaagtcgggacaagtcgggacggggacagggacaggaatggtgcgaatgcactgcaaattacgcaaacacctcgtctgaggcgaggcgaggcgaggcgaggaagctcacatcgccagcagtggcgccctccaacaagacactgccacaccccgcacaggccttacgccggtcggccgcgcgccagccctcctgcgctggacaccaggaacaagatgcgtcttccgcgagtgtcgaaggctgcacgcgccaagcggatgacaggaggtgcaacgagaagctgcgcgtctcacacacacggcggcgcgcccgctaattcggcagtcgctctgctg GATTGTCCGAAGCGCAAACGGCCTGTTCAGCTACCACTTGAGGCCAATTTGCAAGGAGCTAGTTTTGCTTCCGTCGCCGCTACCGTCTTGGGTTCCGCCCCCCCCGCGCCCGCGCGGCGTGCGGCAGATGTTAATCTTGCTGCCGCCGCGGAAGCGATGGATGTGTCTGCTGATGCTACTGTCTCTGATCTTGCGACTACCGGCCAGGAATCTTTGTCCGCGGCTTCGGAAAACGTGCCTGCTGCTCTTCAACCGGTTGTGGGTGCTGTTGTGTCGGAGGCTGTCTCTGACTCCGTGCCGCAATCGGTAACCGATGTTGTTCCGTGCCCTATTTCGGACCCTGTTGCACCTATTGTGTCGCAGTTGGCACCCTCTCCTTCTGTGCCTGCACCCGTCGTTGTACCCTCTGATGTTTCTGGGCCTAATCCTGTTGCGGAATCACGCCATGTTTTTGTGGAACCGAAACCGCAACGGGATGAAGCTCGTTCTCGGAGTTCCAGTAGGCAACGCTTCCGCAGTGTCAGTAGCTCCCCTTCTTACGACGGGGGTTACACGCGGCGTGACCGTAGTCCGTCCCCGGTAGGGCGTTCCCCCGCCTCTTCTTGGGCGTCGCAACGCCGTGCCGCGCGGCGCGACCTCGACGTGGAGCTCCGGCCGCCTCAGGCTTCCGGCTCCGGGCGTCAGCCGCCGcgcaaacagcaacaacaacagtcgcCGCGGGCCTCCTCTCGCCACGCGCAGTCAGCTGATCTGAGCGATGCAGCGCAGCAACGTGACGTTGCTGTTCGCCATCTGCGGACTGTGTTAAGTCAACCAGCCTCTGCAGACGTGCCTGTTTTAGCGCCCGACACTGTCTCGGCTGTGACTGCGGCACCTATGTCGACGAAACGGAAGGCTGAGGATGTCCACCGACGTCGCGCTGGTCCTTCTATCCACGACCGCGTGTCGGTGCCTCCCTCCGACGTGCAGATGCCCGTCAGGGATCCTGTGTCGGTCGCTTCTGCCGTGCCAGCTACTGCCACCCTGCCACCCCTCTCCCCCTTCGAGCCTTCGGAGTGGGCGGAGGATGTTGTGGAGGGTGCGGAGACATAG